A single genomic interval of Theropithecus gelada isolate Dixy chromosome 16, Tgel_1.0, whole genome shotgun sequence harbors:
- the PLCD3 gene encoding 1-phosphatidylinositol 4,5-bisphosphate phosphodiesterase delta-3 isoform X1: MLCGRWRRCRRPPEEPPVAAQVAAPVALPSPPTPSDGGTKRPGLRALKKMGLTEDEDVRAMLLGSRLRKIRSRTWHKERLYRLQEDGLSVWFQRRIPRAPSQHIFFVQHIEAVREGHQSEGLRRFGGAFAPARCLTIAFKGRRKNLDLAAPTAEEAQRWVRGLTKLRARLDAMSQRERLDHWIHSYLHRADSNQDSKMSFKEIKSLLRMVNVDMNDMYAYLLFKECDHSNNDRLEGAEIEEFLRRLLKRPELEEIFHQYSGEDHVLSAPELLEFLEDQGEEGATLAHAQQLIQTYELNETAKQHELMTLDGFMMYLLSPEGAALDTTHTCVFQDMNQPLAHYFISSSHNTYLTDSQIGGPSSTEAYIRAFAQGCRCVELDCWEGPGGEPIIYHGHTLTSKILFRDVVQAVRDHAFTLSPYPVILSLENHCGLEQQTAMARHLRTILGDMLVTQALDSPNPEELPSPEQLKGRVLVKGKKLPAARSEDGRALSDREEEEDDDEEEEEEAETAAQRRLAKQISPELSALVVYCHATRLRTLHPAPDAPQPCQVSSLSERKAKKLIREAGNSFVRHNARQLTRVYPLGLRMNSANYSPQEMWNSGCQLVALNFQTPGYEMDLNAGRFLVNGQCGYVLKPACLRQPDSTFDPEDPGPPRTTLSIQVLTAQQLPKLNAEKPHSIVDPLVRVEIHGVPADCARQETDYVLNNGFNPHWGQTLQFQLRAPELALVRFVVEDYDATSPNDFVGQFTLPLSSLKQGYRHIHLLSKDGASLSPATLFIQIRIQRP, from the exons GCCTGACGGAGGACGAGGACGTGCGCGCCATGCTGCTGGGCTCCCGGCTCCGCAAGATCCGCTCGCGCACATGGCACAAGGAACGGCTGTACCGGCTGCAGGAGGACGGCCTGAGCGTGTGGTTCCAGCGGCGCATCCCGCGCGCGCCGTCGCAGCACATCT TCTTTGTGCAGCACATCGAGGCAGTCCGCGAGGGCCACCAGTCCGAGGGCCTGCGGCGCTTCGGGGGTGCCTTCGCCCCGGCGCGCTGCCTCACCATCGCCTTCAAGGGCCGCCGCAAGAACCTGGACCTGGCGGCGCCCACGGCTGAGGAAGCGCAGCGCTGGGTGCGCGGTCTGACCAAGCTCCGCGCGCGCCTGGACGCCATGAGCCAGCGCGAGCGGCTGGACCA CTGGATCCACTCCTATCTGCACCGGGCTGACTCCAACCAGGACAGCAAGATGAGCTTCAAGGAGATCAAGAGCCTGCTGAGAATGGTCAACGTGGACATGAACGACATGTACGCCTACCTCCTCTTCAAG GAGTGTGACCACTCCAACAATGACCGTCTAGAGGGGGCTGAGATTGAGGAGTTCCTGCGGCGGCTGCTGAAGCGGCCGGAGCTGGAGGAGATCTTCCATCAGTACTCGGGCGAGGACCACGTGCTGAGTGCCCCTGAGCTGCTGGAGTTCCTGGAGGACCAGGGCGAGGAGGGCGCCACGCTGGCCCACGCCCAGCAGCTCATTCAGACCTACGAGCTCAACGAGACAG CCAAGCAGCACGAGCTGATGACACTGGATGGCTTCATGATGTACCTGTTGTCACCGGAGGGGGCTGCCTTGGACACCACCCACACGTGTGTGTTCCAGGACATGAACCAGCCCCTCGCCCACTACTTCATCTCTTCCTCTCACAACACCTATCTGACCGACTCCCAGATTGGGGGGCCCAGCAGCACCGAGGCCTACATTAG GGCCTTTGCCCAGGGATGCCGCTGCGTGGAGCTGGACtgctgggaggggccaggaggggAGCCCATCATCTATCACGGACATACTCTCACCTCCAAGATTCTCTTCCGGGATGTGGTCCAAGCCGTGCGTGACCATGCCTTCACG CTGTCCCCCTACCCTGTCATCCTATCCCTGGAGAACCACTGCGGGCTGGAGCAGCAGACTGCCATGGCCCGCCACCTCCGCACCATCCTAGGGGACATGCTGGTGACACAGGCGCTGGACTCCCCAAATCCTGAGGAGCTGCCTTCCCCAGAG CAGCTGAAGGGCCGGGTCCTGGTGAAGGGGAAGAAGCTGCCTGCTGCTCGGAGCGAGGATGGCCGGGCTCTGTCggacagggaggaggaggaggacgatgacgaggaggaagaagaggaggcggagactgcagcaCAGAGGCGGCTG GCTAAGCAGATCTCCCCGGAGCTGTCGGCCCTGGTCGTGTACTGCCACGCCACCCGCCTGCGGACCCTGCACCCTGCCCCCGACGCCCCGCAGCCCTGCCAGGTCAGCTCCCTCAGCGAGCGCAAAGCCAAGAAACTCATCCGGGAAGCAG GGAACAGCTTCGTCAGGCACAATGCCCGCCAGCTGACCCGCGTGTACCCGCTGGGGCTGCGGATGAACTCGGCCAACTATAGTCCCCAGGAGATGTGGAACTCGGGCTGTCAGCTGG TGGCCTTGAACTTCCAGACGCCAGGCTACGAGATGGACCTCAATGCCGGCCGCTTCCTGGTCAATGGGCAGTGTGGCTACGTCCTGAAACCTGCCTGCCTGCGGCAACCTGACTCGACCTTTGACCCTGAGGACCCGGGACCTCCCAGAACCACTCTCAGCATCCAG GTGCTGACTGCACAGCAGCTGCCCAAGCTGAACGCCGAGAAGCCACATTCCATTGTGGACCCCCTGGTGCGCGTTGAGATCCATGGGGTGCCCGCAGACTGTGCCCGGCAGGAGACTGACTATGTGCTCAACAATG GCTTCAACCCCCACTGGGGGCAGACCCTGCAGTTCCAGCTGCGGGCTCCGGAGCTGGCGCTGGTCCGGTTTGTGGTGGAAGATTATGACGCCACCTCCCCCAATGACTTTGTGGGCCAGTTTACACTGCCTCTTAGCAGCCTAAAGCAAG GGTACCGCCACATACACCTGCTTTCCAAGGACGGGGCCTCACTGTCACCAGCTACGCTCTTCATTCAAATCCGCATCCAGCGCCCCTGA
- the NMT1 gene encoding glycylpeptide N-tetradecanoyltransferase 1, with product MADESETAVKPLASPLLQMMEGNGNGHEHCSDCENEEDNSYNRGGLSPANDTGAKKKKKKQKKKKEKGSETDSTQDQPVKMNSLPAERIQEIQKAIELFSVGQGPAKTMEEASKRSYQFWDTQPVPKLGEVVNTHGPVEPDKDNIRQEPYTLPQGFTWDALDLGDRGVLKELYTLLNENYVEDDDNMFRFDYSPEFLLWALRPPGWLPQWHCGVRVVSSRKLVGFISAIPANIHIYDTEKKMVEINFLCVHKKLRSKRVAPVLIREITRRVHLEGIFQAVYTAGVVLPKPVGTCRYWHRSLNPRKLIEVKFSHLSRNMTMQRTMKLYRLPETPKTAGLRPMETKDIPVVHQLLTRYLKQFHLTPVMSQEEVEHWFYPQENIIDTFVVENSNGEVTDFLSFYTLPSTIMNHPTHKSLKAAYSFYNVHTQTPLLDLMSDALVLAKMKGFDVFNALDLMENKTFLEKLKFGIGDGNLQYYLYNWKCPSMGAEKVGLVLQ from the exons TGGTTTGAGTCCAGCCAATGACACTGgagccaaaaagaagaaaaagaaacaaaaaaagaagaaagaaaaaggcagtgAGACAGATTCAACCCAGGATCAGCCTGTAAAG ATGAACTCTTTGCCAGCAGAGaggatccaggaaatacagaaggCCATTGAGCTGTTCTCAGTGGGTCAGGGACCTGCCAAAACCATGGAGGAGGCTAGCAAGCGAAGCTACCAGTTCTGGGATACGCAGCCCGTCCCCAAGCTGG GCGAAGTGGTGAACACCCATGGCCCCGTGGAGCCTGACAAGGACAATATCCGCCAGGAGCCCTACACCCTGCCCCAGGGCTTCACCTGGGATGCCTTGGACCTGGGCGACCGTGGTGTG CTGAAAGAACTATACACCCTCCTGAATGAGAACTATGTGGAAGATGACGACAACATGTTCCGGTTTGATTATTCCCCAGAGTTTCTTTTGTG GGCTCTCCGGCCACCCGGCTGGCTCCCCCAGTGGCACTGCGGGGTTCGAGTGGTCTCAAGTCGGAAATTGGTTGGGTTTATTAGCGCCATCCCAGCAAACATCCATATCTATGACAC AGAGAAGAAGATGGTGGAGATCAACTTCCTGTGTGTCCACAAGAAGCTGCGTTCCAAGAGGGTGGCTCCAGTCCTGATCCGCGAGATTACCAGGCGGGTTCACCTGGAGGGCATCTTCCAAGCTGTTTACACTGCCGGGGTGGTACTACCAAAGCCCGTTGGCACCTGCAG GTATTGGCATCGGTCCCTAAACCCACGGAAGCTGATTGAAGTGAAGTTCTCCCACCTGAGCAGAAATATGACCATGCAGCGCACCATGAAGCTCTACCGACTGCCAGAG ACTCCCAAGACAGCTGGGCTGCGACCAATGGAAACAAAGGACATTCCAGTAGTGCACCAGCTCCTCACCAGGTACTTGAAGCAATTTCACCTTACGCCTGTCATGAGCCAGGAGGAGGTGGAGCACTGGTTCTACCCCCAGGAGAATATCATCGACACTTTCGTGGTGGAG AACTCAAACGGAGAGGTGACGGATTTCCTGAGCTTCTATACGCTGCCCTCCACCATCATGAACCATCCAACCCACAAGAGTCTCAAAGCTGCTTATTCTTTCTACAATGTTCACACCCAGACCCCTCTTCTAGACCTCATGAGCGACGCCCTTGTCCTCGCCAAAATG AAAGGGTTTGATGTGTTCAATGCACTGGATCTCATGGAGAACAAAACCTTCCTGGAGAAGCTCAAGTTTGGCATAGGGGACGGCAACCTGCAGTATTACCTTTACAATTGGAAATGCCCCAGCATGGGGGCAGAGAAG GTTGGACTGGTGTTACAATAA
- the PLCD3 gene encoding 1-phosphatidylinositol 4,5-bisphosphate phosphodiesterase delta-3 isoform X2 — MLCGRWRRCRRPPEEPPVAAQVAAPVALPSPPTPSDGGTKRPGLRALKKMGLTEDEDVRAMLLGSRLRKIRSRTWHKERLYRLQEDGLSVWFQRRIPRAPSQHIFFVQHIEAVREGHQSEGLRRFGGAFAPARCLTIAFKGRRKNLDLAAPTAEEAQRWVRGLTKLRARLDAMSQRERLDHWIHSYLHRADSNQDSKMSFKEIKSLLRMVNVDMNDMYAYLLFKECDHSNNDRLEGAEIEEFLRRLLKRPELEEIFHQYSGEDHVLSAPELLEFLEDQGEEGATLAHAQQLIQTYELNETAKQHELMTLDGFMMYLLSPEGAALDTTHTCVFQDMNQPLAHYFISSSHNTYLTDSQIGGPSSTEAYIRAFAQGCRCVELDCWEGPGGEPIIYHGHTLTSKILFRDVVQAVRDHAFTLSPYPVILSLENHCGLEQQTAMARHLRTILGDMLVTQALDSPNPEELPSPEQLKGRVLVKGKKLPAARSEDGRALSDREEEEDDDEEEEEEAETAAQRRLAKQISPELSALVVYCHATRLRTLHPAPDAPQPCQVSSLSERKAKKLIREAGNSFVRHNARQLTRVYPLGLRMNSANYSPQEMWNSGCQLVALNFQTPGYEMDLNAGRFLVNGQCGYVLKPACLRQPDSTFDPEDPGPPRTTLSIQVLTAQQLPKLNAEKPHSIVDPLVRVEIHGVPADCARQETDYVLNNGFNPHWGQTLQFQLRAPELALVRFVVEDYDATSPNDFVGQFTLPLSSLKQGYRHIHLLSKDGASLSPATLFIQIRIQPS, encoded by the exons GCCTGACGGAGGACGAGGACGTGCGCGCCATGCTGCTGGGCTCCCGGCTCCGCAAGATCCGCTCGCGCACATGGCACAAGGAACGGCTGTACCGGCTGCAGGAGGACGGCCTGAGCGTGTGGTTCCAGCGGCGCATCCCGCGCGCGCCGTCGCAGCACATCT TCTTTGTGCAGCACATCGAGGCAGTCCGCGAGGGCCACCAGTCCGAGGGCCTGCGGCGCTTCGGGGGTGCCTTCGCCCCGGCGCGCTGCCTCACCATCGCCTTCAAGGGCCGCCGCAAGAACCTGGACCTGGCGGCGCCCACGGCTGAGGAAGCGCAGCGCTGGGTGCGCGGTCTGACCAAGCTCCGCGCGCGCCTGGACGCCATGAGCCAGCGCGAGCGGCTGGACCA CTGGATCCACTCCTATCTGCACCGGGCTGACTCCAACCAGGACAGCAAGATGAGCTTCAAGGAGATCAAGAGCCTGCTGAGAATGGTCAACGTGGACATGAACGACATGTACGCCTACCTCCTCTTCAAG GAGTGTGACCACTCCAACAATGACCGTCTAGAGGGGGCTGAGATTGAGGAGTTCCTGCGGCGGCTGCTGAAGCGGCCGGAGCTGGAGGAGATCTTCCATCAGTACTCGGGCGAGGACCACGTGCTGAGTGCCCCTGAGCTGCTGGAGTTCCTGGAGGACCAGGGCGAGGAGGGCGCCACGCTGGCCCACGCCCAGCAGCTCATTCAGACCTACGAGCTCAACGAGACAG CCAAGCAGCACGAGCTGATGACACTGGATGGCTTCATGATGTACCTGTTGTCACCGGAGGGGGCTGCCTTGGACACCACCCACACGTGTGTGTTCCAGGACATGAACCAGCCCCTCGCCCACTACTTCATCTCTTCCTCTCACAACACCTATCTGACCGACTCCCAGATTGGGGGGCCCAGCAGCACCGAGGCCTACATTAG GGCCTTTGCCCAGGGATGCCGCTGCGTGGAGCTGGACtgctgggaggggccaggaggggAGCCCATCATCTATCACGGACATACTCTCACCTCCAAGATTCTCTTCCGGGATGTGGTCCAAGCCGTGCGTGACCATGCCTTCACG CTGTCCCCCTACCCTGTCATCCTATCCCTGGAGAACCACTGCGGGCTGGAGCAGCAGACTGCCATGGCCCGCCACCTCCGCACCATCCTAGGGGACATGCTGGTGACACAGGCGCTGGACTCCCCAAATCCTGAGGAGCTGCCTTCCCCAGAG CAGCTGAAGGGCCGGGTCCTGGTGAAGGGGAAGAAGCTGCCTGCTGCTCGGAGCGAGGATGGCCGGGCTCTGTCggacagggaggaggaggaggacgatgacgaggaggaagaagaggaggcggagactgcagcaCAGAGGCGGCTG GCTAAGCAGATCTCCCCGGAGCTGTCGGCCCTGGTCGTGTACTGCCACGCCACCCGCCTGCGGACCCTGCACCCTGCCCCCGACGCCCCGCAGCCCTGCCAGGTCAGCTCCCTCAGCGAGCGCAAAGCCAAGAAACTCATCCGGGAAGCAG GGAACAGCTTCGTCAGGCACAATGCCCGCCAGCTGACCCGCGTGTACCCGCTGGGGCTGCGGATGAACTCGGCCAACTATAGTCCCCAGGAGATGTGGAACTCGGGCTGTCAGCTGG TGGCCTTGAACTTCCAGACGCCAGGCTACGAGATGGACCTCAATGCCGGCCGCTTCCTGGTCAATGGGCAGTGTGGCTACGTCCTGAAACCTGCCTGCCTGCGGCAACCTGACTCGACCTTTGACCCTGAGGACCCGGGACCTCCCAGAACCACTCTCAGCATCCAG GTGCTGACTGCACAGCAGCTGCCCAAGCTGAACGCCGAGAAGCCACATTCCATTGTGGACCCCCTGGTGCGCGTTGAGATCCATGGGGTGCCCGCAGACTGTGCCCGGCAGGAGACTGACTATGTGCTCAACAATG GCTTCAACCCCCACTGGGGGCAGACCCTGCAGTTCCAGCTGCGGGCTCCGGAGCTGGCGCTGGTCCGGTTTGTGGTGGAAGATTATGACGCCACCTCCCCCAATGACTTTGTGGGCCAGTTTACACTGCCTCTTAGCAGCCTAAAGCAAG GGTACCGCCACATACACCTGCTTTCCAAGGACGGGGCCTCACTGTCACCAGCTACGCTCTTCATTCAAATCCGCATCCAGC cctcctga